GTCTTTTAAATGAAGCGAATCATAAACCGAATTATCATTTTTATCTTTCCGATCTCACTAAAAATTTTGAAAAGATCTCTAAAAAATTCTTCGGTAAGACCATTGATTTAGAATTAAAAGTATTATAAAAAAGACTTAATTTAGAGTTTTTTTCCGATTGAAATAGATTTATTATTTATTCGTATATAATTAATAATATTCAACATTTTGGATTATTTGTAGAAAAATTTTAATATTAGTATTTGTTTTCATAAATTCGTGAAATATTGATTATAAGATATTTAAAACAAATTTTTATGAAAAAAATTTTCTTACTGGCTACATTGGGACTTGCTTTCCAAGCATATTCACAAAGTGGTGTAAATACGTCAAACCCTCAGGGAGCTTTTCATGTTGATGGAGCTAAAGATAATAATGCTTCGGGGGCGCCTACTACAACTCAGCAACTTAATGATTTTACAGTAACCTCAATCGGAAGGGTAGGAATTGGTACTACTGCTCCGAATAATAAAGTTGAAATTAATTCAGGGACTGCCAATACGAGTGGTTTACGATTCACTAATTTAACATCTGCAACCCCTGTATCTACAGGGCAGACGATTGGTGTAGATGCTACTGGGAATATTGTTACTTTACCCAATCCTACAGCAACAAGTGTTACTACGGCAGAAGTTGCCTCCGCAAGTGGCGCTGATTTCAGTGTTAATGATACCGGAGAAACTTTACTTACGGGAACTGTTCAGACAATTACGGTTCCGGCAGGTGGAAAAGCTTTATTCATTAATTTTATGCTTGGGATCGATTTAGTGACAACTACCGGAGGAGCTGGGTATTATAGAGCAACATTATATATTGATGGGGTTGCTACCAATACTTATCTTACCATTCAGGAGCCTAATGCGGGATCACAGCTTCAATACACTTTAAATACCGTGAAGTTTCTTACCGCGGGAAATCATACACTTGATATTAGGATGAGAAGAACTGCTAATAACGGAACTGCAGCAGGTTTCAATGCAGGTTGCCGACCTATTTCAATGTCATTTAATGCTTCTTATTTAAATTAATTATTTATGAAAAAGAATCTATTATTTGCAGGTTTTTTAGTAGTAAATACTATATCTGCTCAAATAGGAATAAGTACCAATAGTCCGCAGGGAGCATTTCATGTAGATGGAGGGAAAGATAATAATGTTTCAGGTGCGCCAACTGCAACGCAGCAGCTTAATGACTTTATTGTTACTTCTGCGGGAAGAGTGGGTGTGGGAACTATTGCTCCGAATACAAAGTTTGAGATTAATTCAGGAACATCCAATGCTAGCGGCTTAGCTTTTACAAACTTTAACTCTACAGCCCCTATATCTACAGGCCAAACATTGGGTGTTGATTCTTCCGGGAATGTAGTGTCATTGGCAAATCCAGCAGCTGCAAGTGTAACAACGGTAGAGGTTGCTTCTTCCACAGGGACGGCTTTTAATGTTAATGATTTAGGTTATACAGCTGTTACAGGATCGAGTCAGTCTATTACCGTTCCTACCGGAGGAAAGGCTGTTTTCATTAATTTTATGCTGGGTATTGATTATACTTCTTTTCCGGAAGGTAGCGGAGGTGGCTATTATCAGGCAACGCTGTTTATTGATGGATCTCCCAGCACTGTATACCAGAGAACACAAGAAAGAGATACTACAGGTTCTCAAACTCAGTACACTTTAAATACAGTTAAATTTTTAACTGCAGGAAGTCACACCTTAGATGTACGAATGATCAGAGCTTTAAATAACGGTACGACCTCAGGAGCCAATATGGCCTGCCTTCCTATTTCAATGTCATTTAATGCTTCGTATATAAATTAATCGGTTGATTGTAAAAAAAGCTGTTTCATCACGAAACAGCTTTTTCTTTTTACTATGCTTCCAGAATCACAGTTTCACTTTTCAATCGTGATTTTGGAGTAATTTTGGGTTGATTACTGTCTTGTTCAGATCTTTCGCCAATGCTTACGGCAAATAATGTTTCGTAATTTTCATTGTTGAGAATATGATCATATTGAGCATTTTCAATACCTTCCATAGGAGTAGAATCTATTCTCATTTCTGCACAGGCAGACAGGAAAACGCCTAACGATAAGTAAACCTGATGCTTCAACCATGATTTAACGGCATCATTTCCTTTTGACTTTACAAAGGTTTTATAATAATTAATAGAACCTTCCGGCAAATTCCCTTCGATCTGTTTTTCAAAATCTTCAGGATTTTTTAATACTTGAAATACAACCAAATGACTGCTGTCCAATATTTTTTCTTTATTCCAATACGAGGCTTCTGCTAATTGTTCCCTTACTTCAGAATGGTTGTTTACAAAAACAAAATTCCAGGGCTGGCTGTTGATAGAAGATGGACTTAACTGTAAAATTTCCTTCAGCTGCTGAATTTTATCTTCACTAATTAGTCATTCCTTAAAAACCAAGTAATATTTTGATTATCAGTTTTATGCACTTATATTTCGTAAAAAATCGTTGTAAAAAATTGCAATAAATTGTATTTTTAGGATATAAAAAGTGGCAAAATGTTAGGCAAAATAAGAGAGGATTTACAGCAGAATTTATTCAAGACCAGGCTTACGGAGCTTATTAATATGGAGCATCCGGTGGTAAAATTAGCTGGGGAGATTTCCTGGGATAAAATGGAGTCAGAGTTTGAGAAATTATTTTCAGAAAACGGAAGACCTTCTATTGCTATCCGTAAAATAGCAGGAATGCTTTTGCTCAAGGAAATGTTTAAAGAAAGTGATGAAAGTGTAATAGAGAGATGGATTGAGAATGCGTATTGGCAATATTTTACCGGAGAAACCTTTTTCCAGACAGAGCAGCCTTTCGATCCGAGCAATTTTGTACACTTCAGAAAAAGAATTGGAGATAAGGGTTTGGAATTTCTTTTGGGACAAAGCGTTTCTCTCCATCCCAAAGCCAAAACAGAAGATGAAGTTCAGGTAGATACGACGGTTCAGGAGAAGAACATTACCTTTCCTACCGATGCCAAATTAGCAAAAAAAGTAATCGACAATTGTAGAAAAATAGCAGAAAAAGAGAGCGTTGTACAAAGACAAAGCTACAGAAGAGTGAGCAAACAATTATTGCGGGACGCTTTTTTTGGACATCATCCCAGAAGACAGAAGAAGGCAAAAATGGCGAGGAAAAAGCTCAGGACGATTGGTAAAAGAGTTCTTCGGGAATTGGAAAGAAAACTTCCTAAAGATGTTTTGAAAGGCTACGAAGACGTTTTTAAAATTTACCTTAAAGCACTCACCCAAGAACGTACCACGAAAGATAAAATTTACAGTCTTCACGAGCCACAAGTTGCGTGTATTGCGAAAGGAAAATCGGGAAAAGCATACGAGTTTGGGACAAAAGTAGCAGTAGTAAGAGGTCGGAAAACAGGGATCATCAGCTCGGTAAAGAGATTTTCTGGCAATCCTCACGATAGTAAAACTCTTGAAGAATCATTGGCACAGAGTGAGAGGGTAAGAAAATCCGTTGGCGGAACAAGACCTACGAAAGCCACTACAGACAGAGGATTTAAAGGAATCAAAGAAGTGGAAGGAACAGCAATTTTGCTTCCCGCAAAAAAAGAAAAAACAAAATATGGGCAACAAGTAGCCAGATTAAGATTCCGGGCAAGAGCAGCCATAGAACCTTGTATCTCTCATTTAAAAAGAAACCACTCCTTAGGATTAAACTTCCTGAAAGGAGTGGCTGGAGATATTAATAATGCATTATTAGCAGGGATTGGATACAATTTGAAGATGAGATTGAATCAAATCAAACAACAAATTCTTCTTTGGCTCGAACTTGTTCTCCGAATCTTTTTAGGCAAATATAATTTTCAAAGTCAAAAAACAGCTTTTTAAGGAGCGACTAATTACTCCTTGTGGATTATACTTTTTAACGGTATATCTCGATTTCATTTTTTCTAAAAAGCTCATAATTTTAAACTATATTTTTTATAGTTACAAAACTAATTTAAGTTTAATACATTTGCAATAACGGTAAAAAATGATAGTATAAAATATGTATACGATAGATAATAAATCTTATCCATGCTGCACAAGTGTGACCATGAAATTTATAGGCGGAAAATGGAAAGCTGTTATTTTGGTACACCTGATGGATGGCGCTAAAAGATACAATGAGCTGAGAAAACTGATTCCTACGATTACAGAAAGAACCTTAAGTCTTCAATTAAAACAATTGGAAGAAGATAATGTAATCAACAGAAAAGTATATACTGAAAAGCCACCTTTGATGGTGGAATATACGCTGACAGAGCTTGGAAATACTCTTATTCCCGTACTTGAACTGATTACAGAGTGGGGAAGGGGAGCCGATAAAATATCAAAAAAAATAATCAAGGATATTCCCTGATTATTCTGTTATTTCTGTATTTTCTTCTTTGTTAGGTTCAAAAAAACTGAAACTTACATTTCCATATTTTCTGGTATCTGTCAGATTCGGATGATCAAATTTCATTCTACTTTGATGTTCTACCACAAGAATTCCGTTTTCTTTCAGGTATTTGTTATTTAAAACCAAAGAGATCAGTTCGTGGTATTTTTTCTCTTCCATTTCGAAAGGAGCATCAGAAAATACGATCTCAAAAGACTTTTTATTTCTGAATTTCTTCAACCAATCAAACACATCGCCACGTTGCACATTTACTTGTAAATTAAATCCTAATTCAGAAGCAGTGGTATTTAAAAATGCTGTGTGCTTCGGATTCATTTCCACAGACGTTACGTCCTGACAGCCTCTTGAAGCAAATTCAAAGGAAATCGAACCAATTCCTGCAAAAAGATCCAGCACAGAAATCGACTGCATATCGTAAGTGTTTTCCAAAATGCTGAACAGCGCTTCTTTTGCAAAATCCGTAGTGGGTCTTACATCAAAATTTTTCGGAGCGGCTATTTTCTTGGCTTTCCATTTGCCTGAGATTATTCTGTACATGTTTTTAGTTGTTAGATTGTAGGTAATAGGTTGCAGGTTAGGAACTAAGACCTATCATCTGTTACCTGCGACCTAGTTTAATATAAAATTTTTATTAGGAAGATTATCAAATACAATTTTCAGATTTTTTACGAACTTTTGTAATTCTGAAATGAAGGTTTCATTTTCAGTAGTTTCTCCATAAGCGTAAAAGCTGGTTTCATTAATGCCGAAGCCTATTTTACTTAACGTAAACATTACAAAATAAAGAAAATCAACTTCTGAATTGATATCCAGATTGTTGTATAGGATAATTTTTTGATTGTCTATAGCGAAAAACTCACATTGATTATGATAGAGATTAATGTGAATTTCTTTATTACTTTTATTGTTGATGGAATTTAAAAACTTTTCACCTGAGAAATTAAAATGAACCGGAATGGCCAGCTCTTTTATTTTCTTGTACAAATCTTTAGGAAATGTATAGTAAAACTGAATTTTAAACTTTTTATTTACGGAAAGCATTAATTCTTCATTTTCTTTATCTACAGGAGCATTAAAGGAAATCAGATCAAAGCCCGCCTCATGCTCCGAAAAACCTTCAGGCATCAGGGTAAAATGATTCAGCGCTGAAATCACAGAAATTTCATCAAATCTCTGCTTAATTAAAACCTCTTCTAACTGATGAGAAATAAAATTTTCCGGTGTTTCTTCGTTGACAAAGTAGGCCTTTTCCTCCAAAACGTTTTTATTCTTTACGATTTGGTAGATTAAGCCGTCTTTGATAAAAAGTAAATTAAGTACGTTCATATTTCGATTCCTGCAAATTTAATGAAATTCTACCATTACCGCACCCGATTGATGGTGAAGTATTTCTTTATTATAAAAATCAAGACCGGTTTGGCTTTCTAAAACATCTAAGACCATTCTTTGCAATGTCCCATCCCCAATACCATGAACAATTTCCAGTCTTTTAAGATTATTTTTTCTGCAAAAAGCCATCACTTCCAGTAATTTTTCTTTCTGAATGAATAATCTTTCAAAGCTATCATAATCATTCGGATTTTTAACTAAATTATGAAAATGAAGGTCTAAAACCAAATGATTTTTATGATGTTTTTTAGAAACTATTTTTTTAGGTTCTGCTTTTTTTACAATTTTTATATTTTCGTAAAAATCAATGTTTTTAGGAACAAGTTTCTCTCTGGGATATTGATGAGTGAAACCATATTCATCCTTAAAAACCACAATATTTCCCTTCGTGGAAGTGACAATGCCTTCCAGATCCTCATCAACTACAGAAACTTTATCGCCAATCTTCATTATTAATTCTTTGGTCCCAATTCAATTACTTCCAAATCTTTTATCTCGGTATTATCCACCACAAAACGCATCATGGTTCGTACTTTATGCCATCCCTGTTTTCCGCATGCACCGGGATTGAGATGTAACAAACTGTTTTTCTCGTCATACATGGCTTTCAAAATATGAGAATGTCCTGAAATAAATAATTGGGGTGCTTTTTCAGCAATTTCAGCTTTAGCCAGTGGCGTATATTTTCCGGGATAACCTCCAATGTGGATCATCAGAACCTCAAGGTTTTCACAAAAAAAACGATTCACTTCAGGAAATTCAGAACGAATTTTTGGGCTGTCGATATTTCCGTAAACGCCCTTTAACGGTTTAATTTTTTCAAGCTGTTCAATCACATCCATGTTTCCAAAATCACCACAATGCCAAATTTCATCTGCCTGCATGGCATAATCTAAAATTCTGTCATCAATGTAGGAATGAGAGTCGGAAAGGAGAAGTATTTTTGTCATTATTGGAAATTCTCTGCAAATTTATGAAACTAATTAGTTTTTATAAAATTTCACCTACAAAGTAATTTGATACATCCTCGATTCCTCTTCCCAGGGATGATACCCCTGCCCGATATATCGATAGCCATATTTTTCATACAAACCAATATGATCGGTGCAAAGATTCAGATATTTAAAGCCTGCTTCCCTTGCATCTTCTTCTGCTTTTTTTAAAAGGATAGAGCTGTATTTATGTCCACGGTGTTTTTCATCAATAAATAAGGCACATATCCAGGGATAAAGGTCTATTCTGCTGATAAAATCATTTGTAATTAATCCGGCACAGCCAATAATTTCATGGTCTTTTTCCAGCAAATACCATTGTGGTAAATCCTGTTCTGCACCAATGGCATGAGTAATTGAATCTTCATACATTTTCGGATATACTTCAGACCAGCTTTCCTGAAAATATTGTATCGCCTTATCTTTATATTCCGGCTGTTGTCTTATGGAAATAATTTTCATTTGAATGTTTATTTTA
The sequence above is a segment of the Chryseobacterium sp. MYb264 genome. Coding sequences within it:
- a CDS encoding beta galactosidase jelly roll domain-containing protein yields the protein MKKIFLLATLGLAFQAYSQSGVNTSNPQGAFHVDGAKDNNASGAPTTTQQLNDFTVTSIGRVGIGTTAPNNKVEINSGTANTSGLRFTNLTSATPVSTGQTIGVDATGNIVTLPNPTATSVTTAEVASASGADFSVNDTGETLLTGTVQTITVPAGGKALFINFMLGIDLVTTTGGAGYYRATLYIDGVATNTYLTIQEPNAGSQLQYTLNTVKFLTAGNHTLDIRMRRTANNGTAAGFNAGCRPISMSFNASYLN
- a CDS encoding nitroreductase family protein; the encoded protein is MSEDKIQQLKEILQLSPSSINSQPWNFVFVNNHSEVREQLAEASYWNKEKILDSSHLVVFQVLKNPEDFEKQIEGNLPEGSINYYKTFVKSKGNDAVKSWLKHQVYLSLGVFLSACAEMRIDSTPMEGIENAQYDHILNNENYETLFAVSIGERSEQDSNQPKITPKSRLKSETVILEA
- a CDS encoding IS5 family transposase, with translation MLGKIREDLQQNLFKTRLTELINMEHPVVKLAGEISWDKMESEFEKLFSENGRPSIAIRKIAGMLLLKEMFKESDESVIERWIENAYWQYFTGETFFQTEQPFDPSNFVHFRKRIGDKGLEFLLGQSVSLHPKAKTEDEVQVDTTVQEKNITFPTDAKLAKKVIDNCRKIAEKESVVQRQSYRRVSKQLLRDAFFGHHPRRQKKAKMARKKLRTIGKRVLRELERKLPKDVLKGYEDVFKIYLKALTQERTTKDKIYSLHEPQVACIAKGKSGKAYEFGTKVAVVRGRKTGIISSVKRFSGNPHDSKTLEESLAQSERVRKSVGGTRPTKATTDRGFKGIKEVEGTAILLPAKKEKTKYGQQVARLRFRARAAIEPCISHLKRNHSLGLNFLKGVAGDINNALLAGIGYNLKMRLNQIKQQILLWLELVLRIFLGKYNFQSQKTAF
- a CDS encoding winged helix-turn-helix transcriptional regulator, producing the protein MYTIDNKSYPCCTSVTMKFIGGKWKAVILVHLMDGAKRYNELRKLIPTITERTLSLQLKQLEEDNVINRKVYTEKPPLMVEYTLTELGNTLIPVLELITEWGRGADKISKKIIKDIP
- a CDS encoding RsmD family RNA methyltransferase, encoding MYRIISGKWKAKKIAAPKNFDVRPTTDFAKEALFSILENTYDMQSISVLDLFAGIGSISFEFASRGCQDVTSVEMNPKHTAFLNTTASELGFNLQVNVQRGDVFDWLKKFRNKKSFEIVFSDAPFEMEEKKYHELISLVLNNKYLKENGILVVEHQSRMKFDHPNLTDTRKYGNVSFSFFEPNKEENTEITE
- a CDS encoding DUF3822 family protein yields the protein MNVLNLLFIKDGLIYQIVKNKNVLEEKAYFVNEETPENFISHQLEEVLIKQRFDEISVISALNHFTLMPEGFSEHEAGFDLISFNAPVDKENEELMLSVNKKFKIQFYYTFPKDLYKKIKELAIPVHFNFSGEKFLNSINNKSNKEIHINLYHNQCEFFAIDNQKIILYNNLDINSEVDFLYFVMFTLSKIGFGINETSFYAYGETTENETFISELQKFVKNLKIVFDNLPNKNFILN
- a CDS encoding Smr/MutS family protein, producing the protein MKIGDKVSVVDEDLEGIVTSTKGNIVVFKDEYGFTHQYPREKLVPKNIDFYENIKIVKKAEPKKIVSKKHHKNHLVLDLHFHNLVKNPNDYDSFERLFIQKEKLLEVMAFCRKNNLKRLEIVHGIGDGTLQRMVLDVLESQTGLDFYNKEILHHQSGAVMVEFH
- a CDS encoding metallophosphoesterase family protein; its protein translation is MTKILLLSDSHSYIDDRILDYAMQADEIWHCGDFGNMDVIEQLEKIKPLKGVYGNIDSPKIRSEFPEVNRFFCENLEVLMIHIGGYPGKYTPLAKAEIAEKAPQLFISGHSHILKAMYDEKNSLLHLNPGACGKQGWHKVRTMMRFVVDNTEIKDLEVIELGPKN
- a CDS encoding GNAT family N-acetyltransferase — encoded protein: MKIISIRQQPEYKDKAIQYFQESWSEVYPKMYEDSITHAIGAEQDLPQWYLLEKDHEIIGCAGLITNDFISRIDLYPWICALFIDEKHRGHKYSSILLKKAEEDAREAGFKYLNLCTDHIGLYEKYGYRYIGQGYHPWEEESRMYQITL